AGTAAATAAATCAAACACAAGCTATTCTTGAATAAATACCTAATACCCCTTACTCAAAATGAGTAAGGGGTATTTAGAATGTCAAAAAGGTAAATTAGCTAAACGTATGTATGGGTAATCAGTTTATACTTTACTTAACTGCTTTTAAGTACGGTTTAATAGGTAGTGTAGCAAAGTCGTAGTTTTCAACGTCATTCCAGTCTTCAAAATAAGCATGCAGGCTGTCCGTAATCATAAGGTTAATGATCTCGCCGGTTGGGCTGAATAACAGAACAGGTTTACCTAAAATATAAGAGGCACCCAGTTCCCATGCAGTACCTGTATCATCATAGTTATCGCCTATAATTCCAAAAGTAATATCTGCCCATTTGATGTGTTCTAAATCATTCTTGAATACGAATGTACGCCATTCAAACGAACCGAATTCAACCTCAGGCAACTGATTTTCTCTCGGTGAAAATACAGTATGTCCTAAGTCACGTAACACCTGTTCCGCTTTGGAAACATGTTTCAATTGTTCTTCGTTAAAAAATGGTGAAGCTAGGTAAATTTTCGCCATGTTGTCTTTCCTCCATTATGCAAGTTTATTTTTATGATCAAACCAAATTAGTTCGGTCAAACATATAATAACCCTCGGATCCTCCTCTTGTATATAAAGATATAGATAAAACGCAAGATTAGTATGTAAGGTTTCACATTATCGCCCTGATAATTATCAATATGGTATAATTAGTTAATTAATATGTTGATATAGATTAAGGAGAACTATGAAAAAGAACCTAATAATAATCTTTTCTTTCCTAGTGTTAGCAATGGTCTTTCTTAACTTTACAGTTGAAAAGCCCCCTAACTTGTCACCAGAAGGAACGGTAAAAAGTTTTCAAAAAGCCTATGATGAAAAGGATATCCAACTCTTTAAACAATTATTTGCGGAAAGTTATTTGAAGGAAAATTTCCCTAATGGAGATAAGGATATTAATAATTTATTAACAATCGGAGACCTCGAATTTACAAATATACACATGATTAAAAAAGAAGATAGAAAAGCCATAGTTGGATTTACAACTACTTTTAATAATGGAGAGCATAGCAATGAAAATAAATGGGAGGTAACCATTCAATTACAAAATTCCAAATGGCTTATCTACGAGATGAATATTAACTAAACCTACCAGTTAATTAGCTTACTTGAGTTTTGCAGGGGAAACGAAGTCCAGTTTATCTCTAGATAAGAGAAACTCTGCTTGGTAAATTCAAGAGGGGAAGGAGGGTTCCTGACCGTTTACTTTTTTCGAAAAGGTCTAAAAAAGGCTAAATACAATGAATCATAAAACATAGTAATCCTCCGAATCCAGTAGTTATATGTGAAAGTTGTTCAGAGTATAAAAGTTTACTAATTACTAAAAGAATACAATACTATTCATGATTAGGTTAGAATGCATTTACTCACCCCTATCCTTCATAAAAGGAAATTTGTTTATATAGAATTCCTTTTTTTGTAATATTTTTAATTAAGTGATTGTAGGTAAAATTAGAAAGGTTGGAAAATAACATTTGAAAGGAAAAGGTTTATTTAGTTTCAAAACGTATTAGAGTTTTAAAAATATGTTTTGGAATCTTATGAATAGTGTGTTCTTTGCATGATGATAGCTGCTTTGGTACACTATGCTGAAGTGCTTTTTATTTTGGTTGTTAGGAAATAGTATGGAAACCCCTAAACTAAAAGGATGATCTTTACATAAAATAGGTCTTTAAAAATTTGTTCGTGAACTTGAACAAGGGAGCACGTAAGCATGTTAACATCTTGTGGAGTGATCTTGGTTAATTAGGTGAAAATCATTTGTTCCCCACACAGCAAGAATTCGAGCGGCTTGTACTTTATGATCTTTTAGGAGGAAACAATGAATAATTATAAATTGACCATTCAATATGATGGTGGACGCTATCAGGGCTGGCAACGGCTCGGTAATAGTGATAATACGATTCAAGGAAAAATTGAAAGCGTATTAACAGAAATGGCAGGGGAATCAATTGAAATTTTTGGTTGCAGCAGAACTGATTCAGGTGTGCATGCACTTGCCCAAATCGCTAATTTTAAGATGGATGGAAATGCAACTGAATCTGAAGTCATGAATTACTTAAATAGATATTTACCCCAAGACATTAGCATTGTAGACGTTGAATTGGTTCCTGAACGTTTTCATGCCCGTTATAATGCGAAGGATAAAACTTATTTGTATAAGATTTGGAATGAGCAATATACTAATCCTTTCATGCGGAAATACAGTATGCATGTTGAGGAACCTTTGAATATCCCTAGTATGAACGAAGCCTGTCAATATTTTATAGGTACACATGATTTTACATCTTATTCAAATGCAAAGTCTAAGAAAAAATCTATGGTACGCGAGATCTATACTATTGAGATCGAAGAAATTGGGGGCTTCCTTGAAATTAGAGTGCGGGGGAATGGTTTTCTTTATAATATGGTGAGAAAAATTGTTGGTACATTAATCGAAGTTGGTTTAGGTGAAATCGATGCTGCAAAGATCCCAAGTATCTTAGAATCAAAAGAAAGAGTCCAAACGGGCCGTATGGCGGATCCAGCAGGGTTATATTTAGAAAATGTTGATTTTTAATTTTCTTTGTTCATAA
The Peribacillus sp. FSL H8-0477 genome window above contains:
- a CDS encoding nucleoside 2-deoxyribosyltransferase, whose product is MAKIYLASPFFNEEQLKHVSKAEQVLRDLGHTVFSPRENQLPEVEFGSFEWRTFVFKNDLEHIKWADITFGIIGDNYDDTGTAWELGASYILGKPVLLFSPTGEIINLMITDSLHAYFEDWNDVENYDFATLPIKPYLKAVK
- the truA gene encoding tRNA pseudouridine(38-40) synthase TruA; translation: MNNYKLTIQYDGGRYQGWQRLGNSDNTIQGKIESVLTEMAGESIEIFGCSRTDSGVHALAQIANFKMDGNATESEVMNYLNRYLPQDISIVDVELVPERFHARYNAKDKTYLYKIWNEQYTNPFMRKYSMHVEEPLNIPSMNEACQYFIGTHDFTSYSNAKSKKKSMVREIYTIEIEEIGGFLEIRVRGNGFLYNMVRKIVGTLIEVGLGEIDAAKIPSILESKERVQTGRMADPAGLYLENVDF